The Delphinus delphis chromosome 10, mDelDel1.2, whole genome shotgun sequence genome includes a region encoding these proteins:
- the RHO gene encoding rhodopsin: MNGTEGLNFYVPFSNKTGVVRSPFEYPQYYLAEPWQFSVLAAYMFLLIVLGFPINFLTLYVTVQHKKLRTPLNYILLNLAVANLFMVFGGFTTTLYTSLHAYFVFGPTGCNLEGFFATLGGEIALWSLVVLAIERYVVVCKPMSNFRFGENHAIMGLALTWIMAMACAAPPLVGWSRYIPEGMQCSCGIDYYTLSPEVNNESFVIYMFVVHFTIPLVIIFFCYGQLVFTVKEAAAQQQESATTQKAEKEVTRMVIIMVVAFLICWVPYASVAFYIFTHQGSDFGPIFMTIPSFFAKSSSIYNPVIYIMMNKQFRNCMLTTLCCGRNPLGDDEASTTASKTETSQVAPA, translated from the exons ATGAACGGGACGGAGGGCCTGAACTTCTACGTGCCTTTCTCTAACAAGACAGGCGTGGTGCGCAGCCCCTTCGAGTACCCGCAGTACTACCTGGCTGAGCCGTGGCAGTTCTCCGTGCTGGCCGCCTACATGTTCCTGCTGATCGTGCTCGGCTTCCCCATCAACTTCCTCACGCTCTACGTCACGGTCCAGCACAAGAAGCTGCGCACGCCTCTCAACTACATCCTGCTCAACCTGGCCGTGGCCAACCTCTTCATGGTCTTCGGTGGCTTCACCACCACCCTCTACACCTCTCTGCACGCGTACTTCGTCTTCGGGCCCACGGGATGCAATCTGGAGGGCTTCTTTGCCACCCTGGGCG GTGAAATTGCCCTGTGGTCCTTGGTGGTCCTGGCCATCGAGAGGTACGTGGTGGTGTGTAAGCCCATGAGCAACTTCCGCTTCGGGGAGAACCATGCCATCATGGGCCTCGCCCTCACCTGGATCATGGCAATGGCCTGTGCCGCGCCCCCCCTCGTCGGCTGGTCCAG GTACATCCCAGAGGGAATGCAGTGCTCGTGCGGGATTGACTACTACACGCTCTCGCCAGAGGTCAACAATGAGTCCTTCGTCATCTACATGTTCGTGGTCCACTTCACCATCCCCCTGGTCATCATATTCTTCTGCTACGGGCAGCTGGTCTTCACAGTCAAGGAG GCAGCTGCCCAACAGCAGGAGTCGGCCACCACGCAGAAGGCCGAGAAGGAGGTCACTCGCATGGTCATCATCATGGTCGTTGCTTTCCTGATCTGCTGGGTGCCCTATGCCAGCGTGGCGTTCTACATTTTCACCCACCAGGGCTCCGACTTTGGCCCCATCTTCATGACCATCCCGTCATTCTTTGCCAAGAGTTCCTCCATCTACAACCCCGTCATCTACATCATGATGAACAAGCAG TTCCGGAACTGCATGCTCACCACCCTGTGCTGTGGCAGGAACCCACTGGGTGACGATGAGGCCTCCACCACTGCCTCCAAGACAGAGACCAGCCAGGTGGCGCCTGCCTAA